A window of Desulfovibrio sp. TomC genomic DNA:
TTTCCATACCGACAACCGCCGCCCCGAACTGGTCTCGGCCACGCTGCCCGAGGGCACGTTGCTCGTCCCGGACCAGCCCGGCCTGGGGCCGGCCTATGCAGGAAGGCGGGCCAGGGAGCTGGCCGAACAGCTCCACTTGCTCTACGTGGCCTGGACCCGGCCGCAAATCGAACTGCATGCCTTCGTGCCCGGCCACGGCCCCTTGCGCGACAAGGCCGCCTATCCGCTGCCCCGGGCCATGGCCGTCCTTTTTGCCGCCTTTGGCAACGACCCGGCCGACGGCACGCCGATCCGCATCGGCGCGCCGCCCGAGGCCCCGGCCAGGGTCGGGACCGCCTGCCCGGCTCCCGCCGACCTCCGGCCGGCCCTGGTCGATCCCGAGCCGCCGCTGTCCTGGCTGCCGCGGCTCAAGGTCTACCGCAACGCCGCCCGGGACATCCGCGACGCCATGCGCTTTACCGAAAAGCGGCGCGGCGAACTGGCCCACCTGGCGGCCGAAGGTTTTGTGCGGGCCGGATTTCTCCCGGGCGATCCCCGGCCGGCCGCAGCCAAAGCCGTGGGGCAAGCCCTTGGCCCGGCCCGCCTGGATGCCCGGCTGCGCAACCGTCTGGCCGGTGAATTCACCGACATGCTTCTGTGGCTGGCCGGGCTGCCGGAAATCGCCCCAACCCTGGCCGCCGGCTACTGCGAACGCGACATCCTGGCCGAAGACGGCGAGCGCCACCGGCCCGACCTTTTTACCGCTTCTCCGTCCGGCATCACCGTGGCCGATTTCAAGACCGGCCGTCCCGACGCCGCCCACGAGGCCCAGGTCCGCCGCTATTGCCGCCTCATCCGCCGCCTGCCCGGACTGGCCGAGGCCCCGGCCGCCGGCTTCCTCGTCTACCTCGACCGCCGGGAGTGCCGCCCCGTGGAGTGCGCCTCATGAAACCCGTCAGCATCATTCCCTGGACCGAGGAGTTTTTCGCCGGACTGGCCGAGCGTCTCGTGGCCGCGACCGGCGGCGATTTCCGCGACGTGTTGGTGCTTTTCCCCCTGCGCCGGGCCGCCCGGCATCTGTGCGACCGGCTGGCCGCCATGCCGGACCTGCCAAAGCCGCTGCTGCTGCCGGAAATCGCGGCCGTGGGCGAGTGGACGGCCGGCCTGGGGGCCTCCTTTGCCGCCGACCCGCCGGTCATGCTCGACGCCCTGGACCGGGTGGCCATCCTCCACGACATCGTGGCCGGTCTGGCCGCCGAGACCGGGGAAGAAAGCGATTTTCCCACCGACATCACCAGTTTTTTCCCCTGGGGCCTGGAACTGGCCGAACTCATGGAGGAGCTGTTCCGCCAGGGCGTGCCCGGCCGGGATCTGGCCCACATGGAGGGGCAGGTGCTGCTGCCGGCCGCCGCCCTGTTGGCCCGGCTCGGGACCATCCACGACCGCTACCGCGAGCGCCTGACCGCCGAAGGCCTGGGCACGCCGGGATTGTGCGCCGCCCTGGCCGCCGAACACGCCCCGGACATTGCCGCCCGGTTGGCCGGCCGGCGCATCTTTGCCTGCGGCTTTGCCGTGCTGTCCGGGGCCGAAAAAAAGGTCTTTCACGGCCTGTGGAAAAAGGACCTCCTGGAACTGGTCTGGCACGCCGACCCGGCCCTGGCCGACGGCGGCCGGCCGGTCCATTTCGCCTGCCGGGAGCAGGAACGGTGGCTGCGGGACTGGAAGGCCCGGGCCACGGTCGTCACTGCCGGCAAGGCCCGCCGGCTTCGCGCCAAGGCCGACCCGACCCGGGCCACGTTGATGCTCGACGCCGACGCCGCCAACCTGTCCTCGAAAAAACTGCGTTTCATCGAAGCCCACGATCTCCATGCGGAATTAAAAGCCCTGGAAGAGCAGCTCGCCCAGGCCCCGGACCTCGACGCCACGGCCATCGTCCTGCCCGACACCGGACTGCTTTCCCCGGTGCTCCACATCCTGCCGCAAAAAGACGTCAACATCTCCATGGGCTATCCGTTGGCCCGCTCGTCCCTGGCCAGGCTTTTGGAGACCATCCTCGGCCTCCAGGAAACCCGTCTGGCCGCCGGGCGCTACCACTGGCGCGAACTGGTGGCCCTTTTGCGCCATCCCTACCTCAAAATGCTGCGCGTCGGGGCCAGCGAACCCCTGCGAACCGTCTTTCACAGCCTGGAGGCGGCCATTCGCCAGGGCGGGGCCTACGTGGATCCCTTTGCCCTGTCCCTGGCCGGCAACGAGGACGACAATCCGCCGGCCCCCGAGGTCCTGGCCCTGGCCGGACAGGCGCTCGCCGCCTGCCTCACCGCCTTTGAGGCCGTGGATACTCCGCGCGCCCTGGGCAATGCCCTGACCGGACTGGCCGAACTGCTCCTTGATCCCGACCATGCCGGCGACGCCTGGGAGCGGTTTCTGATCGACGCCGAATGCCTGTTCCGGCTGGCCTCGGACGTCATCCCGACCCTGACCACCGGCCGGCTGGCCGACGCCGTCCTGCCGACGCCAACGCTCTTTGCCCTGCTGCGCCGCCTGCTGGCCGACGAGCGCGCCCCCTTCGAGGCCGAGCCGCTGACCGGCCTGCAGGTCCTGGGCGTGCTGGAGACGCGCCTTTTGTCGTTTAAGCGGGTGTTTCTCCTGGACGCCGTGGAGGACAAGATTCCCGGCGCGCCGCGCTACGACGCCCTGCTCCCGGACACCCTGCGCCGCCTGCTCGATCTGCCCGACTCCCGGGAGAGCGACATCGTGGCCGCCTACAACCTCTACCGGCTCTTTTTCGGGGCCGGCGAGATCACCGTGCTCTACCGCACCGGGGCCGCCGGCACCGGGCTTTTCGAGGACAAGCCGAGCCGCAGCCGGTTTGTGGAGCAGCTGCTTTGGGAGGAGGAAAAACGCCTTGGCCGGGTCCTGGTCGCCGGCGAAGACCCGGTCTCCATCGTGCGTCTGCCGCCCTGCCCCATTCCCCACGGCGACCCGTCCATGCCGGTTACGGCCGAGGTGGCCGCACGGCTGGCCGCCTATCTGGCCGACAAACGCCTCTCGGCCACCTTTTTCGATACCTACCTCGCCTGTCCGCTGCGTTTTTTCTACCGCTACCTCTCGCCCCTGGCCGCGCTGGACGAAGTGGCCGAAGACGGCAACCGGGCGGCGGTCGGCGAGGTGGTCCATGCCGTGCTGCGGGAGTATTTCACGCCCTTTCTCGGCCGCGACATCGACGGCGCCGACCTCGACCCGGTCGAACTGGCCGACTGCTACGAGCGCCACATGCGGGCCAGTCCGGCCTATGCCGCCCTGCCCCCGGACGGCCAGCTCCTGCTTCTGCGCACAGGCCGGGCGCGGCTGGCCGAAGCGGCAGCGGCCACCCCGCGCACCACGCCCCTGGCCCTGGAAACGGAACTCGTGGCCAGCCTGGACGTGGACGCCCGCAGCTACCCGCTGGCCGGTCGGGCCGATCGCATCGACCAGCGTCCGGACGGCGTCATCATTTTGGATTACAAGACCGGCGGGCTGTCCGCGCCGAAAAATGCGGTCTGGACCGATGAGGCCTTGTGGGATCGGGTGGCCCAAAGCACCGGACTGGTGGTCGACGACAGTCTTTTGGAAACCCTGTCCAGACGCCTGGGGAGCGTGCAATTGCCGCTGTACTGCTGGCTCTATGCGACCAGCCGGGGCGAAGTCCCGGCCGACGCCGCCTTTGTGGAACTGCGCGACCGGGGCCAGGAGCGGCCCCTGTTTGGTCCGCGCCTGGACCCGGAGGCCAGAACCGAGGCCATCGTACGCAACACGCCCCGGCTCCTGGCCTATCTCATCCGCAGCCTGCGCGCCGCCAGCCGCTTTGTCCCGCGCCCCGACGAGCGTCGCTGCCCGTACTGCGAATATAAGACCGCCTGTCAGGCCTGATCCCGCAGCAGCCGCCATGGCCACAAAAAAAACCGCCGCCCGGATACCCGGACGGCGGACTGCCCCAAAAAAACGGCCGCACAGACGCAGCTAGTCGTCCAGAGTGTTTTCCTGCCCGTCGCCGTCGCCCTTGCCCGGACGCAGGGGTTCGAAATACAGCGCTGACTTGGTGGCCTTGGTGGCGGTGTTGTATTTGAGCTTCATCTTGATCTGCTTCTCGGGAAAATTCCAACGCATGACCGTCCATTCGCCTTCGTCCGTAGTCTTGGGCGTGCCGGCCAGCTTGCTCGTCACCTGTTTTATGATCTCGATGTCGTCATGCTCGGTCCGCATGACCCGGCTATACAGATTCCCGTTTACGACGCCATACACGATTGTGGGGGCCAGACGTTCGTGGACGCCAAGCTTGCACGGACCGGTGAAATTGTAATAGGCGACGCCGTGATCTTCCTTGAACTTCACAAAATAGCCGCTGTCGTTCATTGTTGCCAGCGGCTTGCCGTACTGCGGCTTGGCACAATCGAATTCACCGGCTGATGCGACGGCGGCAAAAAGAAGTGTCGCCAACAGACAGGACGCCAGAAAACGGAACACCATGACAGCCTCCATTGGTACGAGTACCGGACACCCATACGCCATATCGATTTCCTCAAATCGTAAAGGAAATGAAGGCTCAAGGCAAGGAGGCCGGGCCGAAATACATTCGGAGGAGCCGGCTTCAGGCCGCTTTCGTGACCGCCCGCGCTCCGGCCAGGGCATTCAGCATGGCCCGCAGATTCCTGGTTCTGGCCCGGACATGGGTCAGGCGCAGGCGCACCGTCCCGACCAGCACGCACACAATGCGCCGGGCCGTGTCCCCGTCGGCCTCGGGGCGCACCGAACCATCGAGGCGTCCCAGGAGCAACAGCACTTCGAACTGTTTGGCCACCCGGGCCGCCAACCGGCCAAGCTCCCGGCCGGCTTCCCCGCGGGCCAGCGACCCCGCCCTGGCCGGCGGACTGAAGATATCGCTATAGGCCGGCGGACGCGACTCCAGAAACCGGCTGTAGGCCTCGGCCAGACGCAGGATCATGGACAGACCCCGTTCGCCGGGCACAACCGGGCAACTGGCCTCAATGTGGGCAAAGAGTTCAGCCTGCACCCGGGCCAGCACGGCAGCCAACAACTCGTCGCGATTCTTGAAATGGCGGTATACCGAGCCGGGGGAGACTCCAAGCCGGCGCACGAGATCCCCTGTCCCGACGCCGTCGCAGCCGACCGCGTCAAAACGCCGTAGCGCCGTATCCACAAGCACCTGTCTGGACACGTCCATGTCCTTCCTCCGGTTGCTTTGCCTTCCAAACGGCCAACACTTTTTGATGCATCTTCCATCTAGCCGTATTAGGCAGGACAGGCAATACAAAATCGATCCAGAGCAGGCACAAACACTGCAATTGGGAAGAACAGAACAGCGCCTGGGTAAAAAAGCACCAGTCGTCCGTTGCCGCACTGCCGGATACGCAGTGGCTTTATGAGGAATCGGATTCGTCGGAACGGGGATGGGCCTTGTCGTAAACACGCATGATACGGGCCAGATCGAGATGGGTGTAGCGGGTGGTGGTGGTCAGATGGGCATGGCCGAGCAATTCCTGGACGCTGCGCAGATCGGCCCCGGATTCCAGCATATGGGTGGCGAAACTGTGGCGCAGCATGTGGGGATGGGTGTGCCGGGCCAACCCGGCCTCTTTGGCCAGGGCGTCGATGATGCGCCCTGCCTGCCGGCGGTTGAGCCGCCCCCCCCGGGCGCCGAGAAAGAGCGCCTTTTCGGTCAGCTCCGGAGCCAGTTCGCCCCGTCGGCGCTGGTATTCTTTGAGACGGGCCCGGGAGGCGTCGCTTAGCGGTGCAATCCGCTCCTTGCTGCCCTTGCCCAGCACCCGCACAATGCCCTGGGACACGTCCACGTCGTCGAGATCAAGGCCCAGGGCCTCGCTCACCCGCAGCCCGGAACCGTAGAGCAGCTCGGCCAGGGCCAGATCCCGGCAGGCCTCGACAGAGCCGTCGGCTGCATCCGTGCCGGCGGCCGGCGACACCAGGGCCACGGCTTCGTCGGCATTGAGCGCCCGGGGGCCGCGTCGTTCGGCCTTGGGATTCTTGACCCCGGCCATGGGGTCAATGACAAGCCGTTTTCTTTGCAGCTGGCGCTTGAAAAAACCGCGAAGCGTCGAGAGTTTGCGGCCCATGGACGACTTGGCGCTGCGCCCGCGGTGCAATTCGGCCAGAAACCCCCGGACATGGTCACGCGTCAGGGCCTGGGGGGCGGCCAGGGTCAGGCTGCGGCCGGCCAGCCAGTGTTCGAACTGGGCCAGATCGGCGGCATAGCCGTCCAGGGTGGCCTGGCTGTAGCCCTTCTGGGCCGAGAGGTAGGTCAGGAATTCGGCCACGGTCTCCGGCAAGGCGGCCGGGGCCGCATCTGGCTGGTCAGCCTTGCCTTTGGTCGAGGACATAACAACTCTTGGGGTTTTCCTTGGCCTTTTTCTTGAGCGTCATGGCCGTCTGGGAGGCCTCGCCAAAGTGCTTGAGGCGTCCGTCGCGGTTGAAGACCACGGCAATGGAAATGGCCATCAGCGGAAACGCCCGGCGGTTGCCTTCCCGGTCCACGGACTGGATAAAGCCCCGGCCCCGGTCGTCGGCGTCGTAGAAATGGGGCACAATGCCGTCAAAACTCGACACCACCGCCCGGCAGGCTTCCTCCACCCGGTCAATGGCCATGATAAAGACAAAATCATCGCCGCCCACATGGCCCACAAAGGCCTTGGGACCGCCCACGGCGCGCACGGTGTTGACGATGATGCGGGCCGTCATCATGAGCACCTCATCCCCCCGGGAAAAGCCGTACTTGTCGTTAAACGACTTGAAATAATCCAGATCGGCATAGGCCAGGGCAAAGTCTTCCCGGCGGTCGATAAGATCCTGAATACGGCCGATAATGGAGGTGTTGCCCGGCAGTTTGGTCAGCGGATTGGCGTCCAGGGACCGGGTGGCCCGGGCCAGGGACAACGTGATGCGCGCCCTGAGCATGGGGGCGGTCATGGGGCGCGTCAGCAGTTCATCCACCTCGGCGGCGCACCAGTCGATGTCCGTGCCAAGCTGGGCCTCGTCCATGACCAGGGCCACCGGCAACTGGCGATAGACGTTTTCGCTTTTGACCATGGCCACCAGATCAAGCCCCGGGATGTCGGCCAGCTTCTGGTCCACCACCAGCATGTCCGGCGGGTCAATGAAAAGCGCCTCAATGGCTCCCTTGCCCCGGGCCAGCACGGACACTTCGGCCTCGACGGGCGAAAAAGCGGCGGCAAACAAGGCGGCCAGATCCGGATCGGGACTCAATACCAGGATCTTCTGGGTGCGGGTAAAGGCACAAAGGGGGGCGGTGGGCATGGCGGATCAGGTAAAGCGCAGATCAGCCAGCTCCACGAACTGGTCGCTTAATTCGTCAAGGAGCTTTTCAAATGCGGCCGGGCGGATTTTGAGAATCTTCAGCGCCTCGGGCTGGAGATAGTTGACGCCCACGTCGCCGGAAAAACCATACTCGAACACCCGGGCCATGAAATCGCCGATGTGCACCACGCAGGCCATCTCGGGGTAGAGCTGGGCCAGATGCGGCTTGTGGTGATACGACAGGCCTTCCTTGATATTGGGCGGCAGCTTCCAGTGGTCGGCCAGCCAGGCGTTGATGCGGTCGTGGCCAAAGCCCAGGACCGCCCGCTCGGCTTCGAGATAGGAGACGTCGCGTTCGGCCACCACCCGCTCGATCTCGGGCTTGAGGTCGGGCAGCTGCACCGTGGCCACCACCTTGCCCAGATCATGGAGCAGCCCGGCCACGGAATATTCCTCGGCGTCCTTGAGGTTGAGCATCCGGGCCAGGGAACCGCAGGTCATGGCGCAGCCCAGGCTGTGTTCCCAAAGCCCCACCATGTTCTCGGTCATGACCTCGAACACCGAGGTGGAGACAATAATCGAGCGCAGGACATTAAAGCCCAACAGGACCAGGGCGTGGCCGATGGAACTGATGCGCCCGGGAAAGCCGTAAACCGGAGAGT
This region includes:
- a CDS encoding PD-(D/E)XK nuclease family protein, giving the protein MKPVSIIPWTEEFFAGLAERLVAATGGDFRDVLVLFPLRRAARHLCDRLAAMPDLPKPLLLPEIAAVGEWTAGLGASFAADPPVMLDALDRVAILHDIVAGLAAETGEESDFPTDITSFFPWGLELAELMEELFRQGVPGRDLAHMEGQVLLPAAALLARLGTIHDRYRERLTAEGLGTPGLCAALAAEHAPDIAARLAGRRIFACGFAVLSGAEKKVFHGLWKKDLLELVWHADPALADGGRPVHFACREQERWLRDWKARATVVTAGKARRLRAKADPTRATLMLDADAANLSSKKLRFIEAHDLHAELKALEEQLAQAPDLDATAIVLPDTGLLSPVLHILPQKDVNISMGYPLARSSLARLLETILGLQETRLAAGRYHWRELVALLRHPYLKMLRVGASEPLRTVFHSLEAAIRQGGAYVDPFALSLAGNEDDNPPAPEVLALAGQALAACLTAFEAVDTPRALGNALTGLAELLLDPDHAGDAWERFLIDAECLFRLASDVIPTLTTGRLADAVLPTPTLFALLRRLLADERAPFEAEPLTGLQVLGVLETRLLSFKRVFLLDAVEDKIPGAPRYDALLPDTLRRLLDLPDSRESDIVAAYNLYRLFFGAGEITVLYRTGAAGTGLFEDKPSRSRFVEQLLWEEEKRLGRVLVAGEDPVSIVRLPPCPIPHGDPSMPVTAEVAARLAAYLADKRLSATFFDTYLACPLRFFYRYLSPLAALDEVAEDGNRAAVGEVVHAVLREYFTPFLGRDIDGADLDPVELADCYERHMRASPAYAALPPDGQLLLLRTGRARLAEAAAATPRTTPLALETELVASLDVDARSYPLAGRADRIDQRPDGVIILDYKTGGLSAPKNAVWTDEALWDRVAQSTGLVVDDSLLETLSRRLGSVQLPLYCWLYATSRGEVPADAAFVELRDRGQERPLFGPRLDPEARTEAIVRNTPRLLAYLIRSLRAASRFVPRPDERRCPYCEYKTACQA
- a CDS encoding TetR/AcrR family transcriptional regulator: MDVSRQVLVDTALRRFDAVGCDGVGTGDLVRRLGVSPGSVYRHFKNRDELLAAVLARVQAELFAHIEASCPVVPGERGLSMILRLAEAYSRFLESRPPAYSDIFSPPARAGSLARGEAGRELGRLAARVAKQFEVLLLLGRLDGSVRPEADGDTARRIVCVLVGTVRLRLTHVRARTRNLRAMLNALAGARAVTKAA
- a CDS encoding tyrosine recombinase XerC translates to MSSTKGKADQPDAAPAALPETVAEFLTYLSAQKGYSQATLDGYAADLAQFEHWLAGRSLTLAAPQALTRDHVRGFLAELHRGRSAKSSMGRKLSTLRGFFKRQLQRKRLVIDPMAGVKNPKAERRGPRALNADEAVALVSPAAGTDAADGSVEACRDLALAELLYGSGLRVSEALGLDLDDVDVSQGIVRVLGKGSKERIAPLSDASRARLKEYQRRRGELAPELTEKALFLGARGGRLNRRQAGRIIDALAKEAGLARHTHPHMLRHSFATHMLESGADLRSVQELLGHAHLTTTTRYTHLDLARIMRVYDKAHPRSDESDSS
- a CDS encoding GGDEF domain-containing response regulator, producing MPTAPLCAFTRTQKILVLSPDPDLAALFAAAFSPVEAEVSVLARGKGAIEALFIDPPDMLVVDQKLADIPGLDLVAMVKSENVYRQLPVALVMDEAQLGTDIDWCAAEVDELLTRPMTAPMLRARITLSLARATRSLDANPLTKLPGNTSIIGRIQDLIDRREDFALAYADLDYFKSFNDKYGFSRGDEVLMMTARIIVNTVRAVGGPKAFVGHVGGDDFVFIMAIDRVEEACRAVVSSFDGIVPHFYDADDRGRGFIQSVDREGNRRAFPLMAISIAVVFNRDGRLKHFGEASQTAMTLKKKAKENPKSCYVLDQRQG
- a CDS encoding HDOD domain-containing protein; amino-acid sequence: MAEDLRTERKDRILAVRDLPTLPKVLEEVSKLVERPDSTTEQVAKLISMDQVLSAKVLKMVNSPVYGFPGRISSIGHALVLLGFNVLRSIIVSTSVFEVMTENMVGLWEHSLGCAMTCGSLARMLNLKDAEEYSVAGLLHDLGKVVATVQLPDLKPEIERVVAERDVSYLEAERAVLGFGHDRINAWLADHWKLPPNIKEGLSYHHKPHLAQLYPEMACVVHIGDFMARVFEYGFSGDVGVNYLQPEALKILKIRPAAFEKLLDELSDQFVELADLRFT